In Stenotrophomonas sp. 610A2, one DNA window encodes the following:
- a CDS encoding ABC-F family ATP-binding cassette domain-containing protein, which produces MISLRNFALRRGERLLLSNVDLTLHAGYRVGVVGRNGAGKSSLFAAVRGELEADKGDVSLPGKIRIADVAQETPALPDRAIDFVLGGDDVVAAVLAEEAAAAAREDWEAVANAHQKMAELGAYDAEARAGKLLHGLGFPAETHERPVSAFSGGWRARLNLARALMMPSDLLLLDEPTNHLDLDAVYWLEQWLLKYPGTLLLISHDREFLDNVATHTLHLHGGGAKLYPGGYTDFERQRAEHLRQQQIAHEKEQAERAHLQSFIDRFKAQASKATQAQSRMKRLAKMAGTEAVRAEREFRIEFSPPAKLPFSLIRLNDVTAGYGPDAVILDNVGFGLEAGQRVGLLGPNGAGKTTLVKSLVGDLPLLGGDRMAHPDLQIGYFAQHTVESLHAGMTPMDHFREISPDGVNQSFRDFLGKWNFPGDRAFETVDGFSGGERARLALALIAWQQPNVLLLDEPTNHLDLEMREALAEALALFEGAIVMVSHDRHLIGLVCDTFWRVADGVVEPFAGDLDEYAAWLRTRASAQGSRNKSDRQEKPAAAPVAQVAPVKPASNKKPVNPHKLEAAEKKVEQLGASLAEVDAQLADSGNYADTAKMAKLGSEREVLAQQLEQAEAAWMEMLED; this is translated from the coding sequence ATGATTTCCCTTCGTAATTTCGCCCTTCGCCGGGGCGAGCGCCTGCTGTTGTCCAACGTAGACCTCACCCTGCATGCCGGCTATCGCGTAGGCGTGGTGGGCCGTAATGGCGCAGGTAAATCCAGCCTGTTTGCCGCCGTGCGCGGTGAGCTGGAAGCCGACAAGGGCGACGTGTCGCTGCCCGGCAAGATCCGTATCGCCGACGTGGCCCAGGAAACCCCGGCGCTGCCCGACCGCGCCATCGACTTCGTGCTGGGTGGTGATGACGTGGTCGCCGCAGTGCTGGCCGAAGAAGCCGCAGCGGCTGCGCGAGAAGATTGGGAAGCGGTCGCCAATGCGCACCAGAAGATGGCCGAGCTGGGCGCCTATGACGCCGAGGCACGCGCCGGCAAGCTGCTGCATGGCCTGGGCTTCCCGGCCGAGACGCATGAGCGCCCGGTGTCGGCGTTCTCCGGTGGCTGGCGCGCACGCTTGAATCTTGCGCGCGCACTGATGATGCCCAGCGACCTGCTGCTGCTCGACGAACCGACCAACCACCTGGATCTGGACGCGGTGTACTGGCTGGAGCAATGGCTGCTGAAATATCCGGGCACCTTGCTGCTGATCTCGCATGACCGCGAGTTCCTGGACAACGTCGCCACCCACACCCTGCATCTGCACGGCGGCGGCGCCAAGCTCTATCCGGGCGGCTATACCGATTTCGAGCGCCAGCGTGCCGAGCACCTGCGCCAGCAGCAGATCGCGCACGAGAAGGAACAGGCTGAGCGCGCGCATCTGCAGAGCTTCATCGACCGCTTCAAGGCGCAGGCCAGCAAGGCCACCCAGGCGCAGAGCCGGATGAAGCGCCTGGCCAAGATGGCCGGCACCGAAGCGGTGCGCGCCGAGCGCGAGTTCCGCATCGAGTTCTCGCCGCCGGCCAAGCTGCCGTTCTCGTTGATCCGCCTCAACGACGTCACCGCCGGTTACGGCCCGGACGCAGTCATCCTGGACAACGTCGGCTTCGGCCTGGAAGCCGGCCAGCGCGTCGGTCTGCTCGGGCCGAACGGCGCGGGTAAGACCACGTTGGTGAAATCACTGGTCGGCGACCTGCCGTTGCTTGGCGGTGACCGCATGGCCCACCCGGACCTGCAGATCGGTTACTTCGCCCAGCACACGGTGGAATCGCTGCACGCTGGCATGACGCCGATGGATCACTTCCGCGAGATCTCGCCGGATGGCGTCAATCAGTCGTTCCGCGACTTCCTTGGCAAGTGGAACTTCCCGGGCGATCGCGCGTTCGAGACGGTGGATGGTTTCTCCGGTGGCGAGCGTGCGCGTCTGGCGCTGGCCCTGATCGCCTGGCAGCAGCCGAACGTGTTGCTGCTCGACGAACCGACCAACCACCTTGATCTGGAAATGCGCGAAGCATTGGCCGAGGCGCTGGCCTTGTTCGAAGGCGCGATCGTGATGGTGTCGCATGATCGCCATCTGATCGGCCTGGTCTGCGATACGTTCTGGCGTGTCGCCGACGGTGTGGTCGAGCCGTTTGCCGGCGACCTCGACGAATACGCTGCTTGGCTGCGTACCCGCGCCAGTGCGCAGGGTTCGCGCAACAAGAGTGATCGTCAGGAAAAGCCCGCGGCTGCACCGGTTGCGCAGGTTGCCCCGGTCAAGCCGGCCTCGAACAAGAAGCCGGTCAATCCGCACAAGCTGGAAGCTGCCGAGAAGAAGGTGGAGCAGTTGGGGGCATCGCTGGCCGAGGTGGATGCGCAGCTGGCTGATTCCGGCAACTACGCCGACACCGCGAAGATGGCCAAGCTGGGCAGCGAGCGTGAAGTGCTGGCGCAGCAGCTGGAGCAGGCTGAAGCTGCGTGGATGGAGATGCTGGAGGACTGA
- a CDS encoding TonB-dependent receptor plug domain-containing protein, giving the protein MNRKSSTLAIAIAIALGAPALPAFAQTAANTLDTVIVTGTRVADRTVAESQSPIDIITPEALQSTGTTELATALSRALPSLNFPRPALTDGTSGIRPAQLRGLSPDQVLVLVNGKRRHTSAMINVNGSIGRGSSAVDINAIPIAAIERVEVLRDGASAQYGSDAIAGVVNIVLKGSGKGGSLAVDYGQYSAGDGNKYQISGDTGVSFADGRGSVHFAGQVSQQDESNRAGPYQGTAPNTGNFPSIGEKTFVVGDPRVDATAASVNASFNFSDNISAYASALLSNRDITSFAFYRSPNHSGQTALLAQTYPDGFVPQINQYSKDRSLVAGVKGNTESGWTWDVSVNHGENTLDFHTRNSINYSLGVNSPSSFYDGTLKYQQDIFNADITKSLDWGLAYPVTLSFGGEYRREKWEQEAGELNSYTGSGAQGFGGFTPTNEVHNDRHNYAVYAGLEADLTEKFSAGLTGRYEDYSDFGDKFSGKLSARYAFTDKVALRATASSGFRAPSLAQQSYQAVTSTIINGSFVDRGTFPTTSAAAQALGAAPLKAESSTSYSLGLVLQPVDRLYLTVDAYQIDIDDRIVLSTNITTNAAANALLAGLGLPQVTAFSYFTNGVDTRTRGVDAVSSYTIPFAASNLELTAAYSYNETEVKKFIASPAVFGSLGITQSLIGRDEIGRIEDSFPRDKAIVSGTWRSDRWELGLAATRYGSFTVRNSATATRDQTYDAKWVLDASASFKPSENWKLTLGADNLLDEYPDRTADLQNSTWGMLPYSNYSPFGFNGAYVYGRVSYTW; this is encoded by the coding sequence ATGAACCGCAAGTCCAGCACCCTCGCCATCGCCATTGCCATCGCGCTTGGCGCCCCGGCCCTCCCCGCTTTCGCCCAGACCGCCGCCAATACCCTGGATACCGTGATCGTCACCGGTACCCGCGTCGCCGACCGCACCGTGGCCGAATCGCAGTCGCCGATCGACATCATCACCCCGGAAGCCCTGCAGTCCACCGGCACCACCGAGCTGGCCACCGCGCTGTCGCGCGCCCTGCCCTCGCTGAACTTCCCGCGCCCAGCCCTGACCGACGGCACCAGTGGCATCCGCCCGGCACAGCTGCGCGGCCTCTCGCCTGACCAGGTGCTGGTGCTGGTCAACGGCAAGCGCCGCCACACCTCGGCGATGATCAACGTCAACGGCAGCATCGGCCGCGGTTCTTCCGCGGTGGACATCAATGCGATTCCGATCGCCGCCATCGAGCGCGTGGAAGTGCTGCGTGACGGCGCTTCGGCGCAGTACGGCTCAGACGCCATCGCCGGCGTGGTCAACATCGTGCTCAAGGGCAGCGGCAAGGGCGGCAGCCTGGCGGTGGATTACGGCCAGTACTCGGCCGGGGACGGCAACAAGTACCAGATCTCCGGCGATACCGGCGTCAGCTTCGCCGATGGCCGCGGCAGCGTGCATTTCGCCGGCCAGGTCAGTCAGCAGGACGAAAGCAACCGCGCCGGCCCCTACCAGGGCACCGCACCGAATACCGGCAACTTCCCGTCCATCGGTGAAAAAACCTTCGTGGTCGGCGATCCGCGCGTGGATGCCACCGCTGCCTCGGTCAATGCCAGCTTCAACTTCAGCGACAACATCAGTGCCTACGCCAGCGCCCTGCTGAGCAACCGCGACATCACTTCCTTCGCGTTCTACCGCTCGCCCAACCACAGCGGCCAGACCGCGTTGCTGGCGCAGACCTACCCGGACGGCTTCGTGCCGCAGATCAACCAGTATTCCAAGGACCGCTCGCTGGTAGCCGGCGTCAAGGGCAATACCGAGAGCGGCTGGACTTGGGACGTGAGCGTCAACCACGGTGAAAACACCCTGGATTTCCACACCCGCAACAGCATCAACTACAGCCTGGGCGTGAACAGCCCGAGCTCGTTCTACGACGGTACGCTGAAGTACCAGCAGGACATCTTCAACGCCGACATCACCAAGTCGCTGGATTGGGGCCTGGCCTACCCGGTGACGCTGTCCTTCGGTGGTGAATACCGTCGCGAGAAGTGGGAGCAGGAAGCCGGCGAACTGAATTCCTACACCGGTAGCGGTGCGCAGGGCTTCGGTGGTTTCACCCCGACCAACGAAGTGCATAACGACCGCCACAACTACGCTGTCTATGCCGGGCTCGAAGCCGATCTGACCGAGAAGTTCTCCGCCGGCCTGACCGGTCGCTACGAGGACTATTCGGACTTCGGCGACAAGTTCTCCGGCAAGCTGTCGGCGCGCTACGCCTTCACCGACAAGGTTGCGCTGCGTGCCACCGCATCCAGCGGCTTCCGCGCCCCGTCGCTGGCCCAGCAGAGCTACCAGGCGGTGACCAGCACCATCATCAACGGCAGCTTCGTCGACCGCGGCACCTTCCCGACCACCAGCGCTGCCGCACAGGCACTGGGCGCAGCACCGCTGAAGGCGGAAAGCTCCACCTCCTACAGCCTTGGCCTGGTACTGCAGCCGGTCGATCGCCTGTACCTGACCGTCGACGCCTACCAGATCGACATCGATGACCGCATCGTGCTGTCCACCAACATCACCACCAATGCCGCCGCCAACGCGCTATTGGCCGGTCTGGGCCTGCCGCAGGTCACCGCGTTCTCCTACTTCACCAATGGCGTGGACACCCGCACCCGCGGTGTCGATGCGGTGTCCAGCTACACCATCCCGTTCGCTGCCAGCAATCTGGAACTGACCGCTGCCTACAGCTACAACGAGACCGAGGTGAAGAAGTTCATCGCTTCGCCGGCGGTGTTCGGCAGCCTTGGCATCACCCAGTCGCTGATCGGCCGCGACGAAATCGGCCGCATCGAGGACAGCTTCCCGCGTGACAAGGCCATCGTCAGCGGCACCTGGCGCTCGGACCGTTGGGAGCTGGGCCTGGCAGCGACCCGCTACGGCAGCTTCACCGTGCGCAACTCGGCCACCGCAACGCGCGACCAGACCTACGACGCCAAGTGGGTGCTGGATGCCTCGGCCAGCTTCAAGCCCAGCGAAAACTGGAAGCTGACCCTGGGCGCGGACAACCTGCTGGACGAATACCCGGACCGCACCGCCGACCTGCAGAACTCGACCTGGGGCATGTTGCCGTACAGCAACTACTCGCCGTTCGGTTTCAATGGCGCCTACGTGTACGGCCGCGTCAGCTACACCTGGTAA
- a CDS encoding LysR family transcriptional regulator, which produces MDSLNGFVVFVQVAETRSFVAAGRELGVSASAIGKSVARLEEKLGVRLFHRSTRSVTLTAEGTLFLERSRRILAEIDAAELELSQASAAPRGRLRVSLPLVSSLVLPVLGEFMRAYPQIELDLDFTDRMVDVIEEGFDAVVRTGEPADSRLSARRLGSFHMRLAASPDYLARHGVPQTPTDLEQHSCLHYRFPNSGKLETWALRREPGEAELQLPTSMICNNIETRVCFALRGLGIAYLPDFAIREPLAAGLLQPILVDQVSGAGVFNVLWPASKYPSPKVRALVDFLCAKVFPQTA; this is translated from the coding sequence ATGGACAGCCTCAACGGCTTCGTGGTGTTTGTGCAGGTGGCTGAAACGCGCAGCTTCGTCGCGGCCGGGCGTGAGCTCGGGGTGTCGGCCTCGGCGATCGGCAAGAGCGTGGCGCGGCTGGAAGAGAAGCTGGGTGTGCGCCTGTTCCATCGCAGCACCCGCAGCGTGACCCTTACCGCCGAAGGCACGCTGTTCCTGGAGCGCAGCCGCCGCATCCTGGCTGAGATTGACGCCGCCGAGCTGGAACTGTCGCAGGCCAGCGCGGCACCACGCGGACGCCTGCGGGTGAGCCTGCCCTTGGTCAGTTCGCTGGTGCTGCCGGTGCTCGGCGAGTTCATGCGCGCGTACCCGCAGATCGAGCTCGATCTGGACTTCACCGACCGCATGGTCGATGTCATCGAGGAGGGCTTCGATGCCGTGGTGCGTACCGGTGAACCGGCCGACTCTCGGTTGTCGGCGCGTCGCCTGGGCAGCTTCCATATGCGGTTAGCGGCGTCGCCGGACTACCTGGCGCGCCACGGCGTGCCGCAAACGCCGACCGATCTCGAGCAGCACAGCTGCCTGCACTATCGATTTCCCAACAGCGGCAAGCTGGAAACCTGGGCGCTGCGGCGCGAGCCGGGCGAGGCCGAGCTGCAACTGCCGACTTCGATGATCTGCAACAACATCGAGACGCGTGTGTGCTTCGCATTGCGCGGGCTGGGAATTGCCTACCTGCCGGATTTCGCGATCCGCGAGCCGCTGGCTGCCGGCCTGCTGCAGCCCATCCTGGTCGATCAGGTAAGCGGAGCCGGCGTTTTCAACGTGCTGTGGCCGGCCAGCAAATATCCCTCGCCGAAGGTCCGGGCGCTGGTGGATTTCCTCTGCGCCAAGGTGTTTCCGCAAACGGCTTGA
- a CDS encoding serine hydrolase domain-containing protein, whose product MTSPAFPLPSSAAPEPTLSPIRTVVQQALNEQRLVGAVVLIARDGELIHRQAYGLADRASARPMALDTVFRLASVSKPIVSTAAMVLVARGKLDLDAGIDHWLPEFQPRLADGRPARISARQLLSHTAGLGYRFFEADADGPYARAGVSDGMDDSGITLQENLRRIAKVPLLYQPGSAWGYSLATDVLGALIERIHGTPLQQAVDQLVTGPLGMTDTGFVARDAQRVASAYVSDAPQPHLLSEGEIVSPFDGAIGISYSPARIFDAQAFPSAGAGMAGTADDLLRLLETLRVGGDGLLPAELIAEMGRDQTNGLELPSAPGFGFGLGFSVLRDPAPAATPESLGTWRWGGAYGHSWFVDRAQGLSVVAFTNTLYEGMSGRFVTDLRDAVYAAVEAR is encoded by the coding sequence ATGACCAGCCCCGCGTTCCCCCTCCCCTCCAGTGCCGCGCCTGAGCCGACTCTGTCTCCAATCCGGACCGTCGTGCAGCAGGCACTGAACGAACAGCGCCTGGTCGGCGCGGTGGTGCTGATCGCCCGTGACGGCGAGTTGATCCACCGCCAGGCCTACGGCCTCGCCGACCGTGCCAGCGCGCGCCCGATGGCCTTGGACACCGTGTTCCGGCTGGCGTCGGTCAGCAAGCCCATCGTCTCCACCGCGGCCATGGTGTTGGTGGCACGGGGCAAGCTCGACCTGGACGCAGGCATCGATCACTGGCTGCCGGAATTCCAGCCACGCTTGGCCGACGGTCGCCCAGCACGAATCAGCGCGCGGCAACTGCTGAGCCACACCGCCGGCCTGGGTTACCGCTTTTTCGAAGCCGACGCGGACGGTCCGTACGCACGGGCCGGCGTCTCCGACGGCATGGATGACTCCGGCATCACCCTGCAGGAAAACCTGCGCCGCATCGCCAAAGTGCCGCTGCTTTACCAACCCGGCAGCGCCTGGGGCTATTCGCTGGCGACCGATGTGCTGGGTGCCTTGATCGAACGCATCCACGGCACGCCGCTGCAGCAGGCAGTGGATCAACTGGTTACCGGCCCACTGGGCATGACGGATACCGGCTTCGTCGCCCGCGATGCCCAGCGCGTGGCGAGCGCCTATGTAAGCGATGCTCCGCAGCCTCACCTGCTCAGCGAAGGCGAGATTGTGTCGCCGTTCGATGGCGCCATCGGCATCAGCTACAGCCCGGCGCGCATCTTCGATGCGCAGGCGTTTCCCTCCGCTGGCGCGGGCATGGCCGGGACTGCCGACGATCTGCTGCGCCTGCTGGAAACGCTGCGCGTGGGCGGCGATGGCCTGCTGCCGGCCGAACTGATCGCTGAAATGGGTCGCGACCAGACCAACGGCCTGGAACTGCCCAGCGCACCGGGTTTCGGCTTCGGTCTCGGCTTCTCGGTGCTGCGTGACCCGGCGCCGGCTGCTACTCCGGAATCACTTGGCACCTGGCGCTGGGGCGGTGCCTACGGCCATTCCTGGTTCGTGGACCGGGCACAGGGCCTGAGCGTGGTCGCCTTCACCAATACGCTGTACGAAGGCATGTCCGGTCGCTTCGTCACCGACCTGCGCGATGCGGTTTACGCAGCAGTAGAGGCGCGCTGA
- a CDS encoding zinc-binding alcohol dehydrogenase family protein, whose protein sequence is MRAITFRRGSSLADPQCLLDVDVECPQPGPHDLRVAVRAVSVNPLDVKVRAGLVAVPDEVRSLGWDGAGIVDAVGEAVTLFKPGQTVYYAGSFDRSGSNAEFQLVDERIAGHMPCTLGFTDAAALPLAALTAWQLLFERLDVVRGKSAANGSLLVLGGAGGVGSMLIQLARQLTNLTVIATASRAQSRDWCLAMGAHHVIDHQQPLPAQIAALPVPPVNHIAALSNTAEHLHELAELIAPQGQLAIIDDHNTLDAAPFKAKSVSLHWEMVFTRPLYGTPDQIAQHRILNEVAALVDSGVLRSTVTQVLQPMDAARMIQAHRLLEAGGITGKVVLARSGEDNIAHTPEAGR, encoded by the coding sequence ATGCGCGCAATCACTTTCCGTCGTGGCTCCAGCCTGGCCGATCCACAGTGTCTGCTCGACGTCGATGTCGAATGCCCGCAACCCGGACCGCACGACCTGCGTGTGGCAGTGCGCGCGGTCTCGGTCAATCCCCTGGATGTCAAAGTCCGCGCTGGCCTGGTCGCCGTACCTGATGAAGTCCGTTCGCTGGGATGGGACGGCGCAGGGATCGTCGACGCCGTTGGCGAGGCGGTCACCCTGTTCAAGCCCGGACAAACGGTTTACTACGCGGGCAGCTTCGACCGCAGCGGCAGCAATGCCGAATTCCAACTGGTTGACGAGCGTATCGCCGGTCATATGCCCTGCACGCTCGGCTTCACCGACGCTGCTGCACTGCCATTGGCGGCGTTGACGGCATGGCAGTTGCTGTTTGAGCGTTTGGATGTCGTCCGCGGCAAGTCGGCTGCCAACGGCAGTCTGCTGGTGCTCGGCGGCGCAGGCGGCGTCGGCTCGATGCTGATCCAACTCGCGCGGCAGCTGACCAACCTGACCGTCATCGCTACCGCCTCGCGCGCGCAGAGCCGCGATTGGTGCCTGGCCATGGGCGCCCACCATGTCATCGACCACCAGCAACCGCTGCCTGCACAGATCGCTGCCCTGCCGGTGCCACCGGTCAACCATATCGCAGCGCTGTCGAACACTGCCGAACACCTGCATGAGTTGGCCGAGTTGATCGCACCGCAGGGGCAGCTGGCGATCATCGATGATCACAACACACTCGATGCAGCGCCGTTCAAAGCCAAGAGCGTGTCACTGCACTGGGAGATGGTGTTCACCCGCCCGCTGTATGGCACACCGGACCAGATCGCCCAGCACCGGATTCTCAATGAAGTCGCCGCACTGGTGGATTCCGGCGTGCTGCGCTCTACCGTCACACAGGTACTGCAGCCCATGGATGCAGCCCGGATGATCCAGGCCCATCGCCTGCTGGAAGCGGGCGGCATCACCGGCAAGGTGGTGTTGGCCCGCAGCGGGGAAGACAACATCGCGCACACGCCGGAGGCCGGCCGATGA
- a CDS encoding MFS transporter, with the protein MSAASNARLPLGALLALAMAGFITILTEALPAGLLPQMAHGLGVSEAWIGQTVTVYAIGSLLAAIPLTSATQGVRRRPLLLAAIAGFAIANTVTTFSSSYALTMLARLLAGVSAGLLWALLAGYAARMVPAHQQGKAIAIAMVGTPLALSLGVPAGTLFGNLLGWRICFGAMSLLALALMLWVRFKVPDFAGQPNNRQLRLRQVFSIAGVRPVLFVVLGFVLAHNILYTYIAPFLSAAGMGARTDLVLLVFGMTSLLGIWIVGVLVDQHLRALTLASTVLFGAAALALALANETALVVYAAVAVWGIAFGGAATLFQTALAKTAGDAADVAQSMLVTAWNAAIAGGGIIGGALLDRWGVSAFAPVLLVLLLATLVVIWLARRNGFAAADASAGAAEAAPGDRSEAQP; encoded by the coding sequence ATGAGTGCCGCCTCCAACGCACGCCTGCCGCTGGGCGCCTTGCTGGCACTGGCGATGGCCGGCTTCATCACCATCCTCACCGAAGCCCTGCCGGCCGGTCTGCTGCCGCAGATGGCGCATGGTCTCGGTGTGTCCGAGGCATGGATCGGACAGACCGTGACGGTCTACGCGATCGGCTCGCTGCTGGCGGCGATTCCGCTGACCAGCGCCACCCAGGGCGTGCGCCGACGCCCATTGCTGCTCGCGGCGATCGCCGGCTTCGCCATCGCCAATACCGTCACCACGTTCTCCAGCAGCTACGCGCTGACGATGCTGGCGCGCTTGCTCGCCGGTGTTTCTGCCGGATTGTTGTGGGCATTGCTGGCTGGCTATGCCGCGCGCATGGTGCCCGCGCATCAACAAGGCAAGGCGATTGCCATCGCGATGGTCGGCACGCCACTGGCCCTGTCGCTGGGCGTACCGGCCGGCACCTTGTTCGGCAATCTGCTGGGCTGGCGCATCTGCTTTGGCGCGATGAGTCTATTGGCGTTGGCACTGATGCTGTGGGTGCGGTTCAAGGTGCCGGACTTCGCCGGCCAGCCGAACAACCGGCAGCTACGGTTGCGACAGGTGTTCTCCATCGCCGGTGTGCGCCCGGTGCTGTTCGTGGTGCTGGGCTTCGTGCTGGCCCACAACATCCTTTACACCTATATAGCGCCATTCCTGAGCGCTGCCGGCATGGGCGCACGCACCGACCTGGTGTTGCTGGTGTTCGGCATGACCTCGCTGCTGGGCATCTGGATCGTCGGTGTACTTGTCGACCAGCACCTGCGTGCGTTGACGCTTGCCAGCACCGTATTGTTCGGCGCGGCCGCACTGGCGCTCGCGCTGGCCAACGAGACGGCGCTTGTGGTCTACGCGGCAGTGGCGGTCTGGGGTATTGCCTTCGGCGGCGCCGCAACCCTGTTCCAGACGGCGTTGGCAAAGACCGCCGGAGACGCCGCCGATGTCGCCCAATCCATGCTGGTCACTGCCTGGAACGCGGCAATCGCCGGTGGCGGCATCATCGGCGGTGCGCTGCTTGACCGATGGGGTGTCAGCGCCTTCGCCCCGGTGCTGCTGGTGTTGTTGCTGGCAACGCTGGTAGTGATCTGGCTCGCCAGACGCAATGGGTTTGCAGCAGCCGATGCTTCAGCCGGTGCAGCCGAGGCGGCGCCGGGCGACCGCAGCGAGGCGCAGCCATGA
- a CDS encoding MFS transporter, which produces MNRSGALFFIALGLFGLYAVEFSVVGILPAIIQRHGISVAQAGWLVALFAAMVALCGPAMVLWLGRFDRRKVLVAALLVFSLCSLLSAWAPSFAVLMALRVPSALLHPVFFSMAFASAVALYPPQRAAHATALAFSGTTLGLVLGVPVASWVGAALSYEAPFLFCAAVNLAAAIGLWIKLPDGRGTTRTTTGNPLAVLRRSKVWLSIATAVCVFAAMFSVYSYAAEYLARQAQLDGEAISLLLGVFGVGGVLGNLLAGRALDRQLGWTVLAYPVLLAAAYAVLLRFASPALAGMLPICLLWGAAHASGLIVSQMWMSSAAPEAPEFATSLYVSAANLGVVLGAALGGSLIGALGIGGIIWSGWLFAALAAVTVLARKPWQAARST; this is translated from the coding sequence ATGAACAGGTCCGGTGCACTGTTCTTCATTGCCTTGGGGCTGTTCGGGCTGTATGCCGTCGAGTTCAGCGTGGTCGGCATCCTGCCTGCCATCATCCAGCGTCATGGCATCAGCGTGGCCCAGGCCGGTTGGCTCGTGGCCCTGTTCGCCGCGATGGTTGCGTTGTGCGGGCCGGCAATGGTGCTGTGGCTTGGGCGCTTCGACCGCCGCAAGGTGCTGGTGGCGGCGTTGCTGGTCTTCAGCCTGTGCAGCCTGCTGTCAGCCTGGGCTCCCAGTTTCGCCGTGCTGATGGCGCTGCGCGTGCCCTCCGCCCTGCTGCACCCGGTGTTCTTCTCGATGGCCTTCGCCTCCGCCGTCGCGCTCTACCCGCCACAACGGGCGGCGCATGCCACTGCGCTGGCCTTCTCCGGTACGACATTGGGGCTGGTGCTGGGCGTGCCTGTGGCAAGTTGGGTCGGCGCAGCCTTGTCCTATGAGGCCCCGTTCCTGTTCTGCGCGGCAGTGAATCTGGCGGCCGCCATCGGTCTGTGGATCAAGCTGCCTGATGGGCGCGGAACAACGCGGACAACGACAGGCAATCCGCTGGCCGTGCTGCGCCGGAGCAAGGTGTGGCTGTCGATCGCGACCGCGGTATGCGTGTTCGCCGCGATGTTCTCGGTCTACAGCTACGCGGCCGAATACCTCGCCCGCCAAGCCCAGCTGGACGGCGAGGCAATCAGCCTGCTGCTCGGCGTCTTCGGCGTGGGCGGCGTACTCGGCAATCTGTTGGCAGGCCGCGCCCTGGACCGCCAGCTCGGTTGGACCGTGCTGGCATACCCGGTGCTGCTGGCGGCGGCCTATGCGGTACTGCTGCGGTTCGCCTCACCGGCGCTGGCCGGCATGCTGCCAATCTGCCTGCTGTGGGGCGCAGCCCACGCCAGCGGATTGATCGTCAGCCAGATGTGGATGAGCTCGGCCGCGCCCGAGGCGCCCGAGTTCGCCACCAGTCTCTATGTTTCGGCTGCCAACCTCGGTGTGGTGCTGGGCGCCGCGCTGGGCGGCAGCCTCATAGGCGCCTTGGGGATAGGCGGAATCATCTGGAGTGGCTGGTTGTTTGCCGCGTTGGCGGCTGTCACGGTGCTGGCCAGGAAGCCGTGGCAGGCTGCTCGCTCGACATGA